One genomic segment of Gemmatimonadota bacterium includes these proteins:
- a CDS encoding GNAT family N-acetyltransferase — MVSMSPGLLEALLARNRVLAEKIGGYTIPEDFVINVRTLRTRLRQLHARPEAQPWLSRAIVLKQSQTMCGRIGFHSEPGPEELLKVAADGVELGYEIGESFRRRGIGKEAAIGLMKWAYEEHDQRCFVLSISPDNVPSLRMARSMGFRETGYHIDEEDGLELYFERRLDCWPAEWTTASGCRSAGSLNA; from the coding sequence CTGGTATCGATGAGCCCGGGACTGCTGGAAGCGCTACTCGCCCGGAATCGTGTGTTGGCGGAGAAGATTGGCGGCTACACGATACCGGAAGATTTCGTGATCAACGTTCGCACTTTACGAACGCGACTGAGACAGCTACATGCTCGCCCGGAGGCGCAGCCCTGGTTGTCGCGGGCCATTGTCTTAAAGCAGTCGCAGACGATGTGCGGACGAATCGGCTTCCATTCCGAGCCGGGTCCAGAGGAACTTCTAAAAGTAGCGGCGGATGGAGTAGAACTCGGCTATGAAATCGGTGAGTCCTTCCGCCGACGTGGCATAGGCAAGGAAGCGGCAATCGGATTGATGAAATGGGCGTATGAAGAACATGATCAGCGATGTTTTGTCCTGTCGATTAGCCCGGATAATGTACCATCCCTACGAATGGCCCGGTCGATGGGGTTTCGAGAAACAGGTTACCATATTGATGAAGAGGACGGCCTCGAACTGTACTTCGAGCGACGATTGGACTGTTGGCCTGCCGAATGGACAACAGCATCCGGGTGCCGTAGTGCGGGGAGCCTGAATGCCTAG
- a CDS encoding RNA polymerase sigma factor yields the protein MGFLDDQRLVQRIGSGDEQAFVTLIRRYERSLAALIRDRIGAVDAVEDVLQETLVHAWSGLRDRSPRHVRAWLYQVARNRCADFLRSAQRRERFVESEDLATIINRFGVPVARQRRAAEDVVDAFDHVPEKERAALRSFYLDGLSIAEIAARHRCPPGTIKRRLSHGRDMVRTELGVTTNRRSTAMSAASSTGKKGFPELRPHISIDKSTGTPFSIDFRELAWWFIVPEIGEQVRWADYEPARDGTAWKLTEDKTAAARRHAIIHGRECVEIKIEEHRHQDREGLLPLNHDPDKIARHTRFWGRLTETEVHWLAVESTKSDGTRELLTCLDEDFGWDWGMSARHVEDKGYLSEQADGTLTKNPDAPQVFSHGLYTLRIGDRAFECMRVFDIDEDASERAVLVMAFVTRAGRTVLFRRYNGNLWGKREKPPHSWGVEMTWEEDLPHTDRLVIDGVKYVHHYDSLTDVACGLRA from the coding sequence ATGGGGTTCCTCGATGATCAGAGGCTGGTCCAACGGATAGGGTCCGGCGACGAGCAGGCCTTCGTGACGCTGATCCGCCGCTATGAACGTTCGCTGGCTGCATTGATCCGGGATCGTATCGGTGCCGTGGACGCGGTCGAAGACGTGCTGCAGGAGACGCTTGTACACGCCTGGTCGGGACTGCGCGATAGATCACCCCGACACGTGCGCGCCTGGCTTTACCAGGTCGCCCGAAACCGTTGCGCCGACTTCCTTCGCTCCGCACAGCGCAGGGAGCGATTCGTCGAGTCCGAGGATCTCGCAACGATAATCAACCGTTTCGGTGTGCCGGTGGCCCGCCAACGCAGGGCAGCGGAGGACGTGGTCGATGCCTTCGATCACGTACCCGAGAAGGAACGGGCGGCACTCAGGTCGTTCTACCTGGATGGGTTGAGCATAGCGGAAATCGCGGCCCGGCATCGCTGTCCACCGGGAACCATCAAGCGGCGGTTGTCCCACGGCAGGGACATGGTCCGCACCGAACTGGGCGTCACCACGAATAGAAGGAGCACGGCCATGAGCGCAGCGAGCAGCACAGGGAAGAAGGGGTTTCCGGAACTTCGGCCCCACATATCCATCGATAAGAGTACAGGTACCCCCTTTTCCATTGATTTCCGGGAGCTGGCCTGGTGGTTCATCGTTCCCGAAATCGGCGAGCAGGTCCGTTGGGCCGACTACGAGCCAGCCCGCGATGGAACGGCCTGGAAGTTAACCGAGGACAAAACCGCGGCCGCCCGCCGACACGCGATCATACACGGACGGGAATGCGTCGAGATCAAGATCGAGGAACATCGCCATCAGGACCGGGAAGGCCTGCTTCCGCTCAACCACGATCCGGACAAGATAGCCCGCCATACCCGGTTCTGGGGCCGCCTGACAGAGACGGAAGTGCATTGGCTGGCCGTCGAGAGCACGAAATCTGATGGCACCAGGGAACTGCTGACCTGTCTAGATGAGGACTTTGGATGGGATTGGGGTATGTCGGCTCGTCATGTCGAAGACAAGGGCTACCTGTCGGAGCAAGCCGACGGTACGTTGACGAAAAACCCGGATGCGCCGCAGGTATTCTCGCACGGCCTTTACACATTGCGCATCGGCGACCGGGCTTTCGAATGCATGCGCGTGTTCGACATCGACGAAGATGCGTCCGAACGGGCGGTGCTGGTCATGGCGTTCGTCACCCGCGCGGGCCGCACGGTCCTGTTCCGGCGATACAACGGAAACCTCTGGGGAAAGCGGGAGAAGCCGCCCCACTCCTGGGGCGTCGAAATGACGTGGGAGGAGGATCTGCCGCATACCGACCGCCTCGTAATCGACGGCGTCAAGTACGTACATCACTACGACAGCCTGACGGACGTGGCATGTGGACTGAGAGCGTAA
- a CDS encoding class I SAM-dependent methyltransferase — protein sequence MDRNVVRYYEEIEHESDRLEKGTARLEGERTREVLRQHLPTPPARVLDAGGGPGTYAFWLAGLSYEVHLLDIVPRHIEQAKERNKDGILKSAAVGDARTLDFETHSMDAVLLMGPLYHLQERPDRIAALEESLRVLKPGGVLICAAISRFASFMDGMKQGYLFNPEFARIVLKDLNEGRHENPDMDPRYFTTACFHRPEEFEEEITAAGFDLVRTIGLEGPAWLLGDFDELWADEAKRKDLLTFLKLVETEPSLIGVSAHILTVAKAP from the coding sequence GTGGACCGTAACGTAGTCCGATATTACGAAGAGATTGAGCACGAATCCGACCGGCTCGAGAAGGGAACCGCCCGGCTGGAAGGCGAAAGGACCAGGGAGGTCCTTCGGCAACACCTCCCCACACCGCCGGCCCGTGTTCTCGATGCAGGCGGCGGCCCGGGGACCTATGCCTTCTGGCTTGCCGGGCTGTCCTACGAAGTGCATTTGCTCGACATCGTCCCGCGCCACATCGAGCAGGCAAAGGAACGGAATAAAGACGGAATCCTGAAGAGCGCGGCGGTCGGCGACGCCAGAACGCTGGACTTCGAGACGCATTCCATGGACGCGGTCCTTCTGATGGGTCCTCTGTATCACCTGCAAGAACGGCCGGACCGGATCGCCGCGCTTGAGGAATCCCTACGTGTGCTGAAACCGGGAGGTGTGCTGATCTGTGCGGCCATCTCCAGGTTCGCTTCGTTCATGGACGGCATGAAACAGGGGTATCTCTTCAATCCCGAGTTCGCCCGTATCGTACTGAAGGACCTGAATGAAGGGCGACATGAAAACCCGGATATGGATCCACGTTACTTTACTACGGCATGTTTCCACCGGCCTGAAGAATTCGAAGAAGAGATCACGGCTGCGGGGTTCGACCTGGTTAGGACGATCGGGCTGGAAGGACCGGCGTGGTTGCTTGGTGATTTCGACGAGTTGTGGGCAGATGAGGCGAAGCGTAAGGATCTGCTCACTTTCCTGAAACTTGTCGAGACGGAACCCTCACTCATCGGCGTGAGCGCGCACATCCTCACCGTCGCGAAAGCGCCCTGA
- a CDS encoding HAD family hydrolase encodes MRISAISFDGDMTLWDFKKVMRHALKKALAELRRLVPTQGAEDLSVEEMIAIRNRVEEEEQGRTWNMEELRLLAFERTLERVGRPDHDIAVRLNELYLKHRFEDIELYRDVEPALDILAPHYKLGLLSNGNSYPERCGLEGRFAFVVFSQDVQIRKPDRRIFEIAAQRAGCPMEELLHVGDSFENDVMGAHGVGAKTVWLNREGKEGHAEIKPDVEITSLADLPGVLGLGQIGN; translated from the coding sequence TTGCGGATCTCAGCCATATCTTTCGACGGCGACATGACCCTGTGGGATTTTAAGAAGGTCATGCGCCATGCATTGAAAAAAGCCCTGGCGGAACTGCGCAGGCTGGTTCCGACCCAAGGCGCCGAGGACCTCTCGGTGGAAGAGATGATCGCGATTCGCAACCGGGTCGAGGAGGAAGAGCAGGGACGGACCTGGAACATGGAGGAACTGAGACTACTCGCCTTCGAGCGGACGCTTGAACGTGTGGGGCGACCGGACCACGATATCGCTGTCCGTCTGAATGAGCTCTACCTCAAGCATCGCTTCGAAGACATCGAGTTGTATCGGGACGTCGAACCCGCGCTCGATATCCTGGCCCCGCACTACAAGCTGGGCCTGCTGTCCAACGGGAACAGTTATCCCGAGCGATGCGGGCTCGAGGGACGATTTGCCTTCGTGGTCTTCTCGCAGGACGTGCAGATTCGAAAACCCGATCGGAGGATCTTCGAGATAGCCGCGCAGAGAGCGGGCTGTCCGATGGAGGAGCTTCTGCACGTCGGAGATTCGTTCGAAAACGACGTAATGGGAGCGCACGGCGTCGGAGCGAAAACGGTCTGGCTGAATCGGGAAGGGAAGGAAGGCCACGCCGAGATCAAGCCCGACGTTGAAATAACCTCGCTGGCCGACCTGCCCGGGGTTTTAGGTCTAGGGCAAATCGGTAACTGA
- a CDS encoding OFA family MFS transporter produces the protein MRIPRSAIALFCTALQICFGTVYAWSFFQTILVRQIGWTHTETAWAFSIAIFTLGVSAAWAGNMLPKMGPRKLALIGSFMFACGYLISGLALEMEYIPLFYLGYGVVGGAGIGLGYVTPVATVAKWFPDRKGLATGIVVMGFGVGAFLLSKGLAPFLIVRTAGALPEVFIWLGIIFALILIPCSLALSDPPPDATGPSTLAAADPDEADEPKYARTYLGTTQFVFMWIVFFFNIAAGISVVSFQSEILQEIWGLADDSIEPTVLAEYGATLIAVSSICNGLGRLFWGLLSDRFGRVTVFRVLLGSQMVVFGILMTETNPWIFSALVCYVLLCFGGGFATMPSFVLDVFGTKKMSTIYGAVLTAWAAAGIFGPLYVGYLKDVYPDRAVMYCFLIGILMLGAGYLFSYLLNDGRIRLGRPTLETTLQRYGIAVPERG, from the coding sequence ATGCGCATTCCCCGAAGCGCCATCGCGCTCTTCTGCACGGCGCTTCAGATCTGCTTCGGTACGGTCTACGCCTGGAGCTTCTTTCAGACGATTCTGGTGCGCCAGATCGGCTGGACGCATACCGAGACGGCCTGGGCCTTCAGCATCGCTATTTTTACCCTCGGCGTGTCGGCGGCGTGGGCCGGAAACATGCTGCCGAAGATGGGACCGCGCAAACTCGCGCTGATCGGCAGTTTCATGTTTGCGTGCGGGTACCTGATCTCGGGCCTGGCGCTGGAGATGGAGTATATCCCGCTGTTCTATCTCGGTTACGGGGTGGTCGGCGGCGCCGGCATAGGGCTGGGATACGTCACGCCGGTCGCGACGGTCGCCAAGTGGTTTCCGGACCGCAAGGGACTGGCTACCGGGATCGTGGTCATGGGGTTCGGGGTCGGGGCTTTTCTGCTCAGCAAGGGCCTGGCGCCCTTCCTCATTGTGCGGACCGCGGGCGCCCTGCCGGAAGTCTTCATCTGGCTCGGCATCATCTTCGCCTTGATTCTCATCCCCTGCAGCCTGGCCCTGTCCGATCCGCCGCCGGATGCCACGGGTCCTTCGACTTTGGCCGCGGCCGACCCCGACGAGGCCGACGAACCGAAGTACGCCCGGACCTACCTGGGCACCACGCAGTTCGTCTTCATGTGGATCGTCTTCTTCTTCAACATCGCGGCCGGGATTTCGGTCGTCAGTTTCCAGTCGGAGATCCTGCAGGAGATCTGGGGCCTGGCGGATGACTCCATCGAACCGACCGTCCTGGCCGAATACGGTGCCACGCTCATCGCGGTGAGTTCGATCTGCAATGGTCTCGGAAGGCTGTTCTGGGGATTGCTGTCCGACCGGTTCGGCAGGGTAACCGTCTTCCGGGTGCTGTTGGGCAGCCAGATGGTGGTCTTCGGCATTCTGATGACCGAAACCAATCCGTGGATTTTCTCCGCCCTGGTCTGCTACGTGCTGCTCTGCTTCGGCGGCGGTTTCGCCACCATGCCTTCCTTCGTCCTCGACGTGTTCGGCACGAAGAAGATGTCCACCATCTACGGCGCAGTGCTGACCGCGTGGGCGGCCGCGGGGATTTTCGGACCGCTGTACGTGGGGTACCTCAAGGATGTCTATCCCGACCGTGCGGTCATGTACTGCTTCCTCATCGGGATTCTAATGCTCGGCGCCGGCTACCTGTTCTCCTACTTGCTGAACGACGGCCGGATCCGCCTGGGTCGCCCGACGCTCGAGACCACCCTGCAGCGGTACGGGATCGCCGTGCCGGAGCGGGGTTGA